The Devosia sp. A16 genome includes a window with the following:
- a CDS encoding ABC transporter ATP-binding protein, with product MTQPLVEVRNLTVDYVGANSVSRAVNGIDFDIRPGEAFGLAGESGCGKSTVAFALARLTRLPGLVSGGAVRFMGEDVLSFSPERLRRYRWSEVSFVFQSAMNALNPVIKVSEQIEDAILAHRPKASRAETLARAAELFELVGINPRRLDDYPHQFSGGMRQRICIAMALALEPKLIIMDEPTTALDVVVQRDIIEQICELKAHFGFSVLFITHDLGLMIEFCDRIGVMYAGELVEVAPASSILTAPQHPYTRALGRSFPPLSGPRVRLEGIAGAPPSLSALPEGCRFSPRCGEAIPVCTRLAPELRPTPATGGQAACHLLS from the coding sequence CTGACCCAACCCCTCGTCGAAGTCCGCAATCTCACCGTCGACTATGTCGGCGCCAACAGCGTGTCGCGTGCCGTCAACGGTATCGACTTCGATATCCGCCCGGGCGAGGCCTTCGGGCTCGCCGGGGAGAGCGGCTGCGGCAAATCCACCGTCGCCTTCGCGCTCGCGCGCCTCACCCGGCTGCCCGGACTCGTCTCGGGCGGCGCCGTCCGCTTCATGGGCGAGGACGTCCTGAGCTTTTCCCCCGAGCGGTTGCGGCGCTACCGCTGGAGCGAAGTCAGTTTCGTCTTCCAGTCGGCGATGAATGCCCTCAACCCGGTGATCAAGGTCTCCGAGCAGATCGAGGACGCCATCCTGGCGCATCGCCCTAAGGCCAGCCGCGCCGAGACGCTCGCCCGCGCCGCCGAACTGTTCGAGCTGGTGGGCATCAACCCGCGTCGCCTCGACGATTATCCGCACCAGTTCTCGGGCGGCATGCGCCAGCGCATCTGCATCGCCATGGCGCTGGCGCTCGAACCGAAACTGATCATCATGGATGAGCCCACCACCGCGCTCGACGTGGTGGTGCAGCGCGACATCATCGAGCAGATCTGTGAGTTGAAGGCCCATTTCGGCTTCTCGGTACTGTTCATCACCCACGACCTCGGGCTGATGATCGAATTCTGCGACCGCATCGGCGTCATGTACGCCGGCGAGCTGGTGGAAGTTGCGCCTGCCAGCTCGATCCTCACCGCCCCGCAGCATCCTTATACCAGGGCGCTCGGCCGCTCCTTCCCGCCGCTCAGCGGACCACGGGTCCGCCTCGAGGGGATTGCCGGCGCGCCGCCCAGCCTCAGCGCCCTGCCCGAGGGCTGCCGCTTCTCGCCGCGCTGCGGCGAGGCCATCCCGGTCTGCACCCGGCTGGCGCCCGAGCTCCGCCCCACTCCGGCCACGGGAGGACAGGCCGCATGTCATCTGCTGTCATGA
- a CDS encoding ABC transporter ATP-binding protein: MSSAVMTDEPILEMRNVDMRFVLGGLVGKRTTLRALSGISLKLTPGRALALVGESGSGKSTCARMLARVYEPAAGEISFRGVNVGKLSGKALTDYRAEVQMIFQDPFGSLNPTQSIGYILERPLRLHRPELSGLQIRSESEALLSQVGLVPAAEFLKRRPHELSGGQRQRVAIARALSVNPTVLLADEPTSMLDVSVRLGILNLLEDLKRQKNLAALYITHDIATARYFAEETAVMYAGHLVEQGPSEAITDQPRHPYTQLLIAAVPNPRNKITGATRRAADIPLWTSQSRGCPFAPRCPRASDICREIMPDPTSVGEGHTARCHHL; this comes from the coding sequence ATGTCATCTGCTGTCATGACGGACGAACCGATCCTCGAGATGCGCAATGTCGACATGCGCTTCGTGCTCGGCGGCCTTGTCGGCAAGCGCACGACGCTCAGGGCGCTGTCGGGCATCTCGCTCAAGCTCACCCCTGGCCGCGCACTGGCGCTGGTCGGTGAATCCGGTTCCGGCAAATCCACGTGTGCCAGGATGCTGGCGCGGGTCTACGAGCCGGCAGCGGGCGAGATCAGCTTTCGCGGGGTCAATGTCGGCAAGCTCAGCGGCAAGGCGCTGACCGACTATCGCGCCGAGGTGCAGATGATCTTTCAGGATCCGTTCGGCTCGCTGAACCCGACCCAGAGCATCGGCTATATCCTGGAACGGCCGCTGCGCCTGCATCGCCCCGAGCTGAGCGGCCTGCAGATCCGCAGCGAGAGCGAAGCCCTGCTCTCCCAGGTCGGCCTGGTGCCGGCTGCCGAATTCCTGAAGCGCCGCCCGCATGAGCTGTCGGGCGGCCAGCGCCAGCGCGTCGCCATCGCCCGGGCCCTGTCGGTGAACCCTACGGTGCTGCTGGCGGACGAACCGACCTCGATGCTCGACGTCTCGGTGCGGCTCGGTATCCTCAACCTGCTCGAAGACCTGAAGCGGCAGAAGAACCTCGCCGCGCTCTACATCACGCACGATATCGCCACCGCCCGCTACTTCGCCGAGGAGACGGCGGTGATGTATGCCGGGCATCTGGTCGAGCAGGGACCGAGCGAGGCGATCACCGATCAGCCGCGTCATCCCTATACGCAATTGCTCATCGCCGCGGTGCCCAACCCCAGGAACAAGATCACGGGCGCCACTCGGCGGGCTGCCGACATTCCGCTCTGGACATCTCAAAGCCGCGGCTGCCCCTTCGCACCGCGCTGCCCGCGCGCCAGCGACATCTGCCGCGAGATCATGCCCGACCCCACCTCAGTCGGCGAGGGCCACACCGCCCGTTGTCACCATCTCTGA